One window of the Natronomonas marina genome contains the following:
- a CDS encoding pyridoxamine 5'-phosphate oxidase family protein yields the protein MSDPVPPELEELLTGDPLVAYLATSHEDRPHVAPLWFRYETGTVEVMTTGRKLANLRRNPKASLAVQAGPATDPDWTATLRGTAHVVDDEAEARAANRRINRRYGASEDAWSGNTLVRIEVGSATFRRY from the coding sequence ATGAGCGACCCCGTCCCGCCGGAACTCGAGGAACTGCTCACGGGCGACCCGCTGGTCGCGTACCTGGCGACCAGCCACGAGGACCGGCCCCACGTCGCGCCGCTGTGGTTCCGCTACGAGACGGGCACTGTCGAGGTGATGACGACGGGTCGGAAACTGGCGAACCTCCGCCGGAACCCGAAGGCGTCGCTGGCGGTGCAGGCGGGGCCGGCGACCGACCCCGACTGGACTGCGACGCTGCGCGGGACCGCACACGTCGTCGACGACGAGGCCGAGGCCCGGGCGGCGAACCGCCGGATCAACCGCCGGTACGGAGCCAGCGAGGACGCCTGGTCCGGGAACACGCTCGTCCGCATCGAGGTCGGGTCGGCGACGTTCCGGCGCTACTGA
- a CDS encoding DUF5784 family protein, producing MAGPLRFRRSNETWTRERVREQLLSPLASSFGARLEDPWFEVGDDRYDAARLEMDNGDFALFCFRPGRAYWMGNTETPEPLWRTDKETFEEAPHAVSRWAQRELTARVELTDPWLADFEYVTWFFLPVFCSKDGRDTTRRFFAEDAAGFPDATREEGLAFYESLLSTGVLDAHRYTMASKLGTSAGYDVGRMRATMAEFNVAGLLADAGLDFVPEVEQESGHALDFAVDGDLVEVTRPEPPARRSGADHPVAAVRETGGAKRSDQLAKHPDSALFIDCTSFRDDEWAAVRGEQPGVGHEPTVVFRARPDGHVEGYLHGALPFDLGGAIEWV from the coding sequence GTGGCTGGTCCCCTCCGATTCCGCCGGTCGAACGAAACCTGGACCCGCGAGCGGGTCCGGGAGCAACTCCTCTCGCCGCTCGCCTCGTCCTTCGGCGCGCGCCTCGAGGACCCCTGGTTCGAGGTGGGCGACGACCGTTACGACGCCGCCCGCCTCGAGATGGACAACGGCGACTTCGCGCTGTTCTGCTTCCGTCCCGGCCGAGCCTACTGGATGGGCAACACCGAGACCCCCGAGCCGCTGTGGCGGACCGACAAGGAGACCTTCGAGGAGGCGCCCCACGCCGTCTCCCGGTGGGCACAGCGGGAGCTCACCGCACGGGTCGAACTCACCGACCCGTGGCTCGCCGACTTCGAGTACGTCACCTGGTTCTTCCTGCCGGTCTTCTGCTCGAAGGACGGCCGGGACACGACCCGGCGGTTCTTCGCCGAGGACGCCGCCGGCTTCCCCGACGCGACCCGCGAGGAGGGTCTCGCCTTCTACGAGTCGCTGCTCTCGACGGGGGTGCTGGACGCCCACCGCTACACGATGGCCTCGAAACTGGGCACCTCCGCCGGCTACGACGTCGGCCGGATGCGGGCGACGATGGCCGAGTTCAACGTCGCGGGGCTGCTCGCGGACGCCGGTCTCGATTTCGTCCCCGAGGTCGAGCAGGAAAGCGGGCACGCGCTGGACTTCGCGGTCGACGGGGACCTCGTCGAGGTGACCCGCCCGGAGCCGCCGGCGCGCCGCTCCGGTGCCGACCACCCCGTCGCCGCCGTCAGGGAGACCGGCGGCGCGAAACGCTCCGACCAGCTGGCGAAACACCCCGACTCCGCGCTCTTCATCGACTGTACCTCCTTCCGGGACGACGAGTGGGCCGCCGTCCGCGGCGAGCAACCCGGCGTCGGCCACGAACCGACCGTCGTCTTCCGCGCCCGCCCGGACGGCCACGTCGAGGGCTACCTCCACGGCGCCCTGCCCTTCGACCTCGGCGGCGCCATCGAGTGGGTCTGA
- a CDS encoding DUF5786 family protein — protein MSMGAYDEDEHERREQKASNVDASFDDERTNYEGELEYDSGDSAEALIDQFKQMKS, from the coding sequence ATGTCAATGGGTGCCTATGACGAAGACGAACACGAACGCCGCGAGCAGAAAGCCTCCAACGTCGACGCGTCCTTCGACGACGAGCGCACCAACTACGAGGGGGAACTGGAGTACGACTCCGGCGATTCGGCGGAAGCACTCATCGACCAGTTCAAGCAGATGAAGTCGTAA
- a CDS encoding DUF7530 family protein translates to MHPDYGETWAYESIIGALPGVDLSRGEAIAIQLLVFETAVLALAAYYGLWSAAVAGTAAVVVAAVGSVEMLRISRAARAPETPEPYRRLLFSSSIEVVLAVLAFVALITHLFVFDPRSGGRLVERLFGPDPPLLVVYLTLLVLWDVCYRIGTGWWASVVGLWRSARYRFDPETAATLRRADRETLLFGVVQLLLVPFLLEHRVLLAALVGHVTAVTVVTGTSLVLLRVRETD, encoded by the coding sequence ATGCACCCCGACTACGGCGAGACGTGGGCCTACGAGAGCATCATCGGCGCGCTGCCGGGCGTCGACCTCTCGCGGGGGGAGGCCATCGCCATCCAGCTTCTGGTCTTCGAGACGGCCGTCCTCGCGTTGGCCGCCTACTACGGGCTCTGGTCGGCCGCCGTCGCCGGCACCGCCGCCGTCGTCGTCGCCGCCGTCGGCAGCGTCGAGATGCTCCGCATCAGCCGGGCCGCACGCGCCCCCGAGACCCCCGAGCCGTACCGACGGCTGCTGTTCAGCTCCAGCATCGAGGTCGTGCTGGCGGTGCTTGCGTTCGTCGCCCTGATCACCCACCTGTTCGTCTTCGACCCCCGGAGCGGCGGCCGACTCGTCGAGCGGCTGTTCGGCCCGGACCCGCCGCTGCTGGTCGTCTACCTCACCCTCCTGGTGCTGTGGGACGTCTGTTACCGCATCGGGACCGGCTGGTGGGCGTCGGTGGTCGGGCTGTGGCGGTCGGCCCGCTATCGGTTCGACCCCGAGACGGCCGCGACGCTGCGCCGCGCCGACCGCGAGACGCTGCTGTTCGGCGTCGTCCAGCTACTGCTGGTGCCGTTCCTTCTGGAACACCGGGTGCTACTCGCGGCGCTGGTCGGCCACGTCACGGCGGTGACCGTCGTCACCGGAACGTCGCTGGTACTGTTGCGCGTCCGAGAAACCGACTGA
- a CDS encoding NAD(P)H-binding protein — MRVLVTGATGFVGRRLVPALLAEGHDVVALVRDADRYDAPEGVEVREGDLLEPPVSLPSVDAAYYLVHSMGSGGDFESKDRLAARTFVDAAEAAGVDRVVYLGGLGSDREELSVHLASRREVEHILGEGDYDLTVLRAAIVVGEGSASFELIRQLGERLPVMVTPKWVRTDCQPIYVGDLLEYLVGVIGVPETRGRTFEVGGPDVLTYEEMLVRTAELSTGRAPLVVPVPVLSPRLSAGWLWLVTDVSLDVAKPLVAGLRNTVVVTDHSIERYVDVDLTPFDEAVRAALGERAAPTDAPTAGGA; from the coding sequence ATGCGCGTACTCGTGACCGGGGCGACGGGTTTCGTCGGGCGGCGCCTCGTCCCCGCCCTTCTGGCGGAGGGACACGACGTGGTCGCACTGGTCCGGGACGCCGACCGCTACGACGCGCCCGAGGGCGTCGAGGTCCGCGAGGGCGACCTGCTCGAACCGCCGGTGTCGCTGCCGTCGGTCGACGCCGCCTACTACCTCGTTCACTCGATGGGGTCGGGCGGTGACTTCGAGTCCAAGGACCGTCTTGCGGCCCGGACGTTCGTCGACGCCGCCGAGGCGGCCGGCGTCGACCGGGTCGTCTACCTCGGTGGGCTCGGCTCCGACCGCGAGGAACTGTCGGTCCACCTCGCCTCGCGCCGCGAGGTCGAGCACATCCTCGGCGAGGGGGACTACGACCTGACGGTCCTGCGGGCGGCCATCGTCGTCGGCGAGGGGTCGGCGAGCTTCGAACTGATCAGACAGCTCGGCGAGCGGCTCCCGGTGATGGTGACGCCGAAGTGGGTCCGCACCGACTGCCAGCCCATCTACGTCGGGGACCTGCTGGAGTATCTGGTGGGCGTCATCGGGGTGCCGGAGACCCGCGGGCGGACCTTCGAGGTCGGCGGCCCGGACGTCCTCACCTACGAGGAGATGCTGGTCCGGACCGCCGAACTGTCGACGGGGCGCGCGCCGCTGGTCGTCCCGGTGCCGGTGCTGTCGCCGCGGCTCTCGGCCGGCTGGCTGTGGCTCGTCACCGACGTCTCCCTCGACGTGGCCAAGCCGCTCGTGGCCGGTCTCCGCAACACGGTCGTCGTCACCGACCACAGCATCGAGCGGTACGTCGATGTCGACCTCACGCCGTTCGACGAGGCGGTCCGGGCGGCGCTGGGCGAGCGGGCGGCGCCGACCGACGCACCCACGGCGGGTGGCGCGTAG
- a CDS encoding YkgJ family cysteine cluster protein codes for MELDCEGCAGCCVDWRPLAPESVDLDHERRGRFDPLDDAYNLVPLSSDEVRRFVRDGLGDALTPRLFSAEAGSVRVDGHDLAAVDGRPAFLVGLRKVPKPVAPFGTDPSWLSACVFLDPSTLQCRIHGGARYPDACGTYPADNLAVGAGTECERVETAFGGNRLLDGDPEGATPLLGAGALGATVFAHPDPDRLEGRVDRVVAGETTPADRAEFVAVAAASRPGGLEVDGDRYETARKRVLEADSWVGRAIEAWTERAGGDADPGLGALEEQRGAPATPGWD; via the coding sequence ATGGAGCTGGACTGCGAGGGCTGTGCCGGTTGCTGTGTCGACTGGCGGCCCCTCGCGCCCGAGTCCGTCGACCTCGACCACGAGCGGCGGGGGCGGTTCGACCCCCTCGACGACGCGTACAACCTGGTGCCGCTCTCCAGCGACGAGGTGCGGCGGTTCGTCCGGGACGGTCTCGGCGACGCCCTGACGCCGCGGCTCTTCTCGGCGGAGGCGGGTTCGGTCCGGGTCGACGGCCACGACCTCGCCGCCGTCGACGGTCGGCCCGCGTTCCTCGTCGGTCTCAGGAAGGTACCCAAGCCCGTCGCGCCCTTCGGGACCGACCCCTCGTGGCTCTCGGCTTGCGTCTTTCTCGACCCGTCGACGCTGCAGTGTCGCATCCACGGCGGGGCGCGGTACCCCGACGCCTGCGGGACGTACCCGGCCGACAACCTCGCGGTCGGCGCCGGGACGGAGTGCGAGCGCGTCGAGACCGCCTTCGGCGGGAATCGGCTCCTCGACGGCGACCCGGAGGGCGCCACCCCGCTTTTGGGCGCCGGCGCGCTCGGGGCGACGGTGTTCGCCCATCCCGACCCGGACCGACTCGAGGGCCGGGTCGACCGCGTCGTCGCCGGCGAGACGACCCCGGCCGACCGCGCGGAGTTCGTCGCCGTCGCCGCCGCCTCCCGCCCCGGCGGGCTCGAGGTGGACGGCGACCGCTACGAGACCGCCCGAAAGCGGGTCCTCGAAGCCGATTCGTGGGTCGGCCGGGCCATCGAGGCCTGGACGGAGCGAGCGGGCGGCGACGCGGACCCCGGCCTCGGCGCGCTGGAGGAGCAGCGCGGCGCGCCGGCGACGCCGGGATGGGATTAA
- a CDS encoding DUF7561 family protein, producing the protein MASEPCDACGEDVPIGGGISGMWSSDPQGTGGMTLEFPDGSEFFLCFDCIDDLPEEPTAADVADAVEE; encoded by the coding sequence ATGGCCAGCGAACCCTGCGACGCCTGCGGCGAGGACGTCCCCATCGGGGGCGGCATCTCCGGGATGTGGTCGTCGGACCCCCAGGGGACCGGCGGCATGACGCTGGAGTTCCCCGACGGCAGCGAGTTCTTCCTCTGTTTCGACTGCATCGACGACCTCCCCGAGGAGCCGACGGCGGCCGACGTCGCCGACGCCGTCGAGGAGTGA
- a CDS encoding helicase C-terminal domain-containing protein, whose protein sequence is MDPSRIVEEFPAPSFRGAQEEALRDIRAAFEAGNDVVLVRAPTGSGKSLLARAIAGCARRAGEGDPVDPIGAYYTTPQVSQLDDVAGDELLEDLEIIRGKSNYSCILPGETDTPVDRAPCARERGFDCSVEHRCPYFSDRAIASNRPIAAMTLAYFMQTAGSDVFGARDVVVVDEAHGLAEWAEMYATIELSPSTVPVWDACEPPEIDDLGDVESYAERLTTVCERRQEELRGTAELSPAEAEERDRLAELVRDLGWFLEDLRDPESPTTWVADQAPAARGAAERPSGEQSDPRGGAVTVKPLDPARYLHHTVWDRGTRFALLSATILDKEAFCRGAGLDPADVALVDVPHTFPVENRPLYDVTQGKMTYEHREETLPAVARTIVRLMAKHDDEKGLIHAHSYAIADRLQALLDDFGVGGRVRGHDAETRDAALSSWKRSDGADVFVSVKMEEALDLEGDLCRWQVLCKAPYPNTNDSRVARRLEDGQWAWYYRTALRTVVQACGRVVRSPDDHGATYLADSSLLDLFERARTDMPPWFETQVDRMSRPELPPFETGAGEGSASTDGRTTGGDAGGRSRGRTRSRSETAASDDDAGNIEDHPLSDVWGDG, encoded by the coding sequence GTGGACCCGTCCCGCATCGTCGAGGAGTTCCCCGCCCCGTCGTTCCGGGGTGCCCAGGAGGAGGCCCTCCGTGACATCCGTGCGGCTTTCGAGGCCGGCAACGACGTCGTGCTGGTGCGGGCGCCGACCGGCAGCGGCAAGTCGCTGCTCGCGCGCGCCATCGCCGGCTGTGCCCGGCGGGCCGGCGAGGGCGACCCCGTCGACCCCATCGGCGCCTACTACACGACGCCGCAGGTGTCGCAACTGGACGACGTGGCCGGCGACGAACTGCTCGAGGACCTCGAGATCATCCGCGGGAAGTCCAACTACTCGTGTATCCTGCCGGGCGAGACGGACACGCCCGTCGACCGCGCGCCCTGCGCCCGCGAGCGGGGCTTCGACTGCTCCGTCGAGCACCGGTGTCCGTACTTCTCGGACCGGGCCATCGCCTCGAACCGCCCCATCGCCGCGATGACGCTGGCGTACTTCATGCAGACCGCCGGCAGCGACGTGTTCGGAGCACGCGACGTCGTCGTCGTCGACGAGGCCCACGGTCTCGCGGAGTGGGCCGAGATGTACGCGACAATCGAGCTATCGCCGTCGACGGTGCCGGTGTGGGACGCCTGCGAACCGCCCGAAATCGACGACCTGGGCGACGTCGAGAGCTACGCCGAACGGCTGACGACCGTCTGCGAGCGCCGCCAGGAGGAGCTCCGCGGCACGGCCGAACTCTCGCCGGCAGAGGCCGAAGAGCGGGACCGACTCGCGGAACTCGTCCGCGACCTGGGCTGGTTCCTCGAGGACCTGCGGGACCCCGAGAGTCCGACAACGTGGGTCGCGGACCAGGCGCCCGCGGCGCGAGGCGCCGCGGAACGGCCGAGCGGGGAGCAGAGCGACCCGCGAGGGGGTGCCGTCACGGTCAAGCCGCTGGACCCCGCCCGCTACCTCCACCACACCGTCTGGGACCGCGGCACCCGGTTCGCGCTGCTGTCGGCGACCATCCTCGACAAGGAGGCGTTCTGTCGCGGCGCCGGTCTCGACCCGGCCGACGTCGCGCTGGTGGACGTCCCCCACACATTCCCGGTCGAGAACCGCCCGCTGTACGACGTGACGCAGGGGAAGATGACCTACGAGCACCGCGAGGAGACCCTGCCGGCGGTGGCCCGCACTATCGTCCGGCTGATGGCGAAACACGACGACGAGAAGGGGCTGATTCACGCCCACTCGTACGCCATCGCCGACCGACTCCAGGCGCTGCTCGACGACTTCGGCGTCGGCGGCCGCGTCCGCGGCCACGACGCCGAGACCCGCGACGCGGCGCTGTCGAGCTGGAAGCGGAGCGACGGAGCCGACGTCTTCGTCTCGGTGAAGATGGAGGAGGCCCTGGACCTGGAGGGCGACCTCTGCCGGTGGCAGGTGCTCTGCAAGGCGCCGTACCCCAACACCAACGACTCCCGGGTCGCGCGGCGCCTGGAGGACGGCCAGTGGGCGTGGTACTACCGGACGGCGCTGCGGACGGTCGTCCAGGCCTGCGGCCGGGTCGTCCGCTCGCCCGACGACCACGGCGCGACCTACCTCGCGGACTCGTCGCTGCTCGACCTCTTCGAGCGGGCCCGGACCGACATGCCACCCTGGTTCGAGACACAGGTCGACCGCATGAGCCGTCCCGAACTGCCCCCCTTCGAGACCGGCGCCGGCGAGGGGTCGGCGTCGACCGACGGACGGACGACGGGCGGGGACGCCGGCGGCCGCTCCCGGGGACGGACCCGGAGTCGGTCGGAGACGGCCGCCTCGGACGACGACGCCGGGAACATCGAGGACCACCCACTCTCCGATGTTTGGGGCGACGGCTGA
- a CDS encoding class I SAM-dependent methyltransferase, whose protein sequence is MGDAGPNRDADLAAIVDKPRAEAAIDGLRAEGVYDSTRSVETYDDERVAVPVVAPPADTDVESVESVRLPRRERGLEDLLADRGFSAAEIETAPGSWAVVGSVVLVDFGDVSADDALPEERRETVGEALLALHGEADTVLARGGISGTRRDPAPEVVAGTGETETVHVEHGTKYALDLADVMFSPGNKAERARMGETVEAGERVFDMFAGVGYFALPMARAGAEVTAAEIDPEAYRFLVENARLNGVADRLRPVLGDCRDVETTADRVVMGHYDAAEPRADDGTGERFEYLDASLDALVSGGTVHLHEATPEAQFPERPVERLRAAAADAGRTVEVRESRVVKSHSAGVVHGVVDAAVD, encoded by the coding sequence GTGGGCGACGCCGGCCCGAATCGGGACGCCGACCTCGCGGCTATCGTCGACAAACCGCGCGCAGAGGCGGCAATCGACGGCCTGCGCGCGGAGGGCGTCTACGACTCGACCCGGAGCGTCGAGACCTACGACGACGAGCGGGTCGCCGTCCCGGTCGTCGCGCCGCCGGCCGACACCGACGTCGAGTCCGTCGAGTCGGTTCGGCTCCCGCGCCGCGAGCGCGGTCTCGAGGACCTGCTGGCCGACCGCGGCTTCTCGGCGGCCGAAATCGAGACCGCACCCGGGTCGTGGGCCGTCGTCGGCAGCGTCGTCCTCGTCGACTTCGGGGACGTGTCGGCCGACGACGCCCTCCCCGAGGAGCGCCGCGAGACCGTCGGCGAGGCGCTGCTGGCGTTGCACGGCGAGGCCGACACCGTGCTGGCACGGGGCGGCATCTCGGGGACCCGGCGGGACCCCGCTCCCGAGGTGGTCGCCGGGACCGGCGAGACCGAGACCGTCCACGTCGAGCACGGGACGAAGTACGCCCTCGACCTCGCCGACGTGATGTTCTCGCCGGGCAACAAGGCCGAACGCGCCCGGATGGGCGAGACCGTCGAGGCCGGCGAGCGGGTCTTCGACATGTTCGCCGGCGTCGGCTACTTCGCGCTGCCGATGGCGCGGGCCGGCGCCGAGGTGACGGCCGCCGAGATCGACCCCGAGGCCTACCGGTTCCTCGTCGAGAACGCGCGGCTGAACGGCGTCGCGGACCGCCTGCGGCCGGTGCTGGGCGACTGCCGCGACGTCGAGACGACCGCCGACAGGGTAGTGATGGGCCACTACGACGCCGCCGAACCACGCGCCGACGACGGGACCGGGGAGCGATTCGAGTACCTGGACGCGTCCCTCGACGCCCTCGTTTCGGGTGGAACCGTCCACCTCCACGAGGCGACGCCGGAGGCGCAGTTCCCCGAGCGGCCGGTCGAACGGCTCCGGGCGGCGGCCGCCGACGCCGGCCGCACCGTCGAGGTGCGTGAGTCGCGGGTCGTCAAGAGTCACAGCGCCGGCGTCGTCCACGGCGTCGTCGACGCGGCGGTCGACTGA
- a CDS encoding 60S ribosomal export protein NMD3: MSTGSGSGEFCPRCGDAIERPPDVELPGGPGGGPADPDAVLCDDCYFEEFDLVDAPDRIEVRVCSQCGAVHRGNRWVDVGARDYTDIAVEETADRLAVHVDAREVDWGVEPEQVDENTIRMHCLFTGVVREAPVSEEVTVPVYVARETCDRCGRIAGDYYAAIVQVRGTDRTPTDAENDRAVEIAEEYIAEREATGDRNAFITETTRTDDGVDMKISTNQMGQGIAQHVVRELGGSVSEAPTLVTEDGDGNEVYRVTFTARLPPYTPGDVIDLGDGDGPVLVTSAHGNLKGRRLETGERYEADFEEGIAPDARKLGERDDAERTTLVAVEDDHAVQVLDPDTFESKTVPRPEYLDPDADEVPVLKHRNGLHVLPEE; encoded by the coding sequence ATGAGTACCGGTTCCGGGTCGGGGGAGTTCTGTCCGCGCTGCGGTGACGCCATCGAGCGGCCGCCGGACGTCGAGTTGCCCGGCGGGCCGGGGGGCGGCCCCGCCGACCCCGACGCGGTTCTGTGTGACGACTGCTACTTCGAGGAGTTCGACCTCGTGGACGCGCCCGACCGCATCGAGGTGCGGGTCTGCAGCCAGTGTGGCGCCGTCCACCGCGGCAACCGCTGGGTGGACGTGGGCGCCCGCGACTACACCGACATCGCCGTCGAGGAGACCGCCGACCGCCTCGCGGTCCACGTCGACGCCCGCGAGGTCGACTGGGGCGTCGAACCCGAGCAGGTCGACGAGAACACCATCCGGATGCACTGCCTGTTCACCGGCGTCGTCCGCGAGGCGCCGGTCTCCGAGGAGGTGACGGTGCCGGTCTACGTCGCCCGTGAGACCTGCGACCGGTGCGGTCGCATCGCCGGCGACTACTACGCCGCCATCGTCCAGGTCCGGGGGACCGACCGGACGCCGACCGACGCGGAGAACGACCGCGCCGTCGAGATCGCGGAGGAGTACATCGCCGAGCGGGAGGCGACGGGCGACCGCAACGCCTTCATCACCGAGACGACCCGGACGGACGACGGCGTCGACATGAAGATATCGACCAACCAGATGGGGCAGGGCATCGCCCAGCACGTCGTCCGCGAACTGGGTGGGTCCGTCTCGGAGGCGCCGACGCTCGTCACCGAGGACGGCGACGGCAACGAGGTCTACCGGGTGACGTTCACCGCCCGCCTGCCACCGTACACGCCCGGCGACGTCATCGACCTCGGGGACGGCGACGGGCCGGTGCTGGTCACGAGCGCCCACGGCAACCTGAAGGGCCGCCGTCTGGAGACCGGCGAGCGCTACGAGGCCGACTTCGAGGAGGGCATCGCGCCCGACGCCCGGAAACTCGGCGAGCGCGACGACGCCGAGCGGACGACGCTGGTCGCCGTCGAGGACGACCACGCCGTCCAGGTGCTCGACCCCGACACCTTCGAGTCCAAGACCGTCCCGCGCCCCGAGTACCTCGACCCCGACGCCGACGAGGTGCCGGTCCTCAAGCACCGAAACGGCCTGCACGTCCTGCCGGAGGAGTGA
- a CDS encoding RNA-guided endonuclease InsQ/TnpB family protein, translated as MANRVVTRTLKANIRNHSQVSDDLDSHGFAASKLWNVGRWTISRIWDAIDHIPDADELCSYLKSHERYADLHSQSSQRVLQELGEAFVSWYEQDDSDANPPGYRKHGDDHPRSTVTWKNQGFKLDTHYNRIRLSKGTNQKESRYAADYILCEYTLQADEQTLDAVESVQTVRAVWTGDQWELHFVCKMRIETPETTGEKTAGVDLGICNTAAVSVGDETLLYPGNALKEDAHYFRQQEYDTEGENGPSNHAEWARQNKSRRQEHFLHALSKDIVEECADRGVGAIAVGHPKNIRNDKDWGRHGNKRLHDWAFETLLSHIEYKAEERGIAVERVDEYELATSITCCECGTKADSNRVERGLYVCENCELVANSDLNAAENMRATVTPSPEKDRSNGCLAQPSVRLFDKSTGRVCPQEQVAP; from the coding sequence ATGGCGAATCGGGTCGTCACTCGGACACTCAAAGCGAATATCCGCAACCACTCGCAAGTCAGTGATGACCTCGATTCGCATGGCTTTGCCGCGTCGAAATTATGGAACGTCGGGCGATGGACGATCTCGCGTATCTGGGATGCTATCGACCATATTCCAGACGCCGATGAACTCTGCTCGTACCTCAAATCCCACGAACGCTACGCGGACTTGCACTCACAATCTAGTCAGCGAGTTCTTCAGGAACTCGGTGAGGCGTTCGTCTCGTGGTACGAACAGGACGACTCGGACGCGAACCCGCCCGGCTACCGCAAACACGGCGACGACCACCCACGCTCGACGGTGACGTGGAAAAACCAGGGCTTCAAACTCGACACTCACTACAATCGTATCCGTCTCTCGAAAGGGACGAACCAGAAAGAGTCGCGGTACGCCGCTGACTACATCCTCTGCGAATACACACTCCAAGCAGACGAGCAGACGCTCGACGCTGTTGAAAGCGTCCAAACGGTACGTGCTGTCTGGACTGGCGATCAGTGGGAACTGCACTTCGTCTGCAAGATGCGGATTGAGACGCCTGAGACGACCGGTGAGAAGACAGCAGGTGTTGACCTTGGCATTTGCAACACGGCGGCCGTCTCTGTCGGTGACGAAACACTGTTGTATCCCGGCAACGCCCTGAAAGAGGACGCCCACTACTTCCGACAGCAGGAATACGACACGGAAGGTGAGAACGGCCCCAGCAACCACGCAGAGTGGGCCAGACAAAACAAATCCCGGCGACAGGAGCATTTCCTGCACGCGCTCTCGAAAGACATCGTTGAGGAATGTGCTGATCGTGGTGTTGGGGCGATAGCAGTCGGTCATCCGAAGAACATCCGTAACGACAAAGACTGGGGACGACACGGGAACAAACGCCTGCACGACTGGGCGTTTGAAACATTGCTTAGTCACATCGAGTACAAGGCTGAAGAACGTGGCATCGCGGTTGAACGGGTCGATGAGTATGAGTTGGCCACGTCGATAACGTGCTGTGAATGTGGCACGAAAGCCGATTCAAACCGTGTCGAACGTGGCCTGTACGTCTGTGAGAACTGCGAGTTAGTCGCTAATAGTGACTTGAACGCGGCAGAGAATATGCGAGCGACGGTAACTCCAAGTCCTGAAAAGGATAGGAGTAACGGCTGCTTGGCACAGCCATCGGTGCGCCTGTTCGACAAATCCACGGGCAGAGTATGCCCACAAGAGCAGGTTGCCCCGTAG
- a CDS encoding type II toxin-antitoxin system PemK/MazF family toxin, which yields MAYAQGSVVLAPASFRGGRRPYLVVSNEDRPFFGEEYTVAVITTTVREAAVEVTAESFVEGRLDRYPSYRNSRRKPRASARG from the coding sequence ATGGCCTACGCACAGGGCAGCGTCGTCCTCGCGCCGGCGTCGTTCCGGGGCGGGCGTCGACCGTACCTGGTCGTCTCCAACGAGGACCGACCGTTCTTCGGGGAAGAGTACACCGTCGCCGTCATCACGACGACGGTGCGCGAGGCGGCCGTCGAGGTGACCGCCGAGTCGTTCGTCGAGGGACGCCTCGACCGCTACCCGAGTTACAGAAATTCGAGGCGAAAGCCTCGCGCTTCAGCGCGGGGATGA
- a CDS encoding MarR family transcriptional regulator: MPVRIEDLEDGRSLPVSPGTNAHELLAVLVDHPDLAFSASELAEVTDVPDGSVSKTLSRLAERGLVRRIDGYWAAGDEVTAERVASLVSLDAIADRYGDDRYGRDDEWAEDLPDLGENA; this comes from the coding sequence GTGCCCGTCCGCATCGAGGACCTGGAGGACGGCCGGTCGTTGCCCGTCTCGCCCGGGACGAACGCCCACGAACTGCTCGCGGTGCTCGTCGACCATCCTGATCTCGCCTTCTCGGCGAGCGAACTCGCGGAGGTGACCGACGTTCCCGATGGAAGCGTCAGCAAGACGCTCTCGCGGCTAGCAGAGCGGGGTCTCGTCCGCCGTATCGACGGCTACTGGGCGGCGGGCGACGAGGTCACGGCCGAGCGGGTCGCCAGTCTGGTGAGCCTCGACGCCATCGCGGACCGCTACGGCGACGACCGCTATGGTCGGGACGACGAGTGGGCCGAGGACCTGCCCGACCTCGGCGAGAACGCGTAG